The Belonocnema kinseyi isolate 2016_QV_RU_SX_M_011 chromosome 2, B_treatae_v1, whole genome shotgun sequence nucleotide sequence taattattcttatcaaTTGATACGCCGATATTTTTCCCAATTTGTCACTTCTATTGCTTCTTACAAAAAGATCAGACTCgaaattgaatttatatattttagaaatttgggCCTGATACgggtaaaaattttcaattctttatttttaatgctaaaaatcGATCCAATCTCAGGTCAGCATTAAactctatttttattgttatttatagatgTAAATggcttttttgaataaatagggAAACTAATATCTGTGATGCGTAGAACATCACCATAAAACGCTGACCTTCTGCAAAGTAGTTGTACTTGTGTCGAAGCTTCCTGATTGCTTTCGCAAATTACATGACATAACAATGTAAATGGCATAAGCGCCAACACTTAACACTCACATATGTTTGCTGACATTATCATCGATCAGACTTTTTTCTTCGAGCTACCATTCAATTTCACTAGATTAGTTTACTACACAATAATACACCATATGCATGGGGCATTCCATTTCATCCAGAAGTCAGTATACCTATTGCATGATTACCGAGATATGAGGGGTGGTGGTTAGTATAATTGCGTATAAAcatatcattttttgaataaaatattatgttgaagCGTTAGAaccaaattaatttcatttcaaatagatTCTAAATAATGTTGACAAGCTTCAGGGCGGTGAGAagtatttctcaaaaatatatattctttctgTATGGAAGATGTGTGAGAGAAGTGGCAAAAAGAGTCAACAACAGGTTCTAGGCAATTGGATTTTTTATTCTATCATGATAACGAATTTAAacatagtaaatattttttacataaggATTTTTTGAAACGTGTACAAGTTTCCTCGTTGCAATTTAAAAAGTATCATtgatttttatccgaaaaataggttCACGAAGTTAAAAACAAGcgacaaaaaattattgtactgCCTAACGTGACATTCTCGTCCCAACCCCTAGGGTGCTAAGTAGCctttttctgtttcttttaaaacgaaaattaaataaaaaattatgaggtttacttattttttttttaacaatcaaatcGAGTTAACGATTCCGCGCGCTATTTCAAAAAAGGAGTAAGCCatgagcttaatttttttaacacctAAGTGTATGACTACGTGGTTCAGACTAGGACCCCCCTTCAGCATTtcgtcgaccccccccccccccttaatgaAACGACGTAGTTTATGGAAGGCCCCTAACATTTCATTGAAATTCGGCCAGAACACCAAAGTGTAACAACTGCCACCGTCCATATATCTAAATAACCATGCTGTATGGTGACTTATGGTTTTGCACCTTATATATCCTATAGTACTAAAATTGACtgcaatttgaagaaaataaaaaaacattggttTTGGGCAGTGCGCTCATATGAAATGGAATGCCTCACATGCAGAATTAATCACCTGACTTTCATTGCGATATTGTATTACTACTTTTGTATACAATTGTATGCCTGCTACCTTATCTtcaaaacctggaattctccgtgaattttttttaatacatgaaaATCTGGAAATCTCCTTCATTTTCTTGCGAGAaccttgaatttttgttttatttttaaaccagtttTCGAGGGTTTGACCACTcggtttttaaatatatatcagatttcaatagattacaaaattattattattattattattattacaccattaagccatttccctttcggggtaggcgtgactcactcggcaggggaaaggagtagtgtgtggatgggaNNNNNNNNNNNNNNNNNNNNNNNNNNNNNNNNNNNNNNNNNNNNNNNNNNNNNNNNNNNNNNNNNNNNNNNNNNNNNNNNNNNNNNNNNNNNNNNNNNNNtttatttgatatatttttacttctgataaggggacctgctctaccaataaccttcttaccttcatttattcgtctatctaattcctcatttatcttcccgtatttcaaaatatttcaaaatatttcaaatcttttataatatttaaaaggattttgagcGTTTCAAAAAGAGATCACGGATTTCCAAGACTTTGAAAGGATTCAAAGCTTTGAAAAGGGCTTGTagacaagatttcaaagatttcacaaatatttcgaatatgtgacaaagattttaaaactttcaatagatatttatgatttaaaatatttttaaaaaagtgcagtACACCAGatgccaaagatttcaaaaaattgcaaagattttaaacgatttcaaaatgtttaggagattcaaaaatatttcacaaggatttcaaatattataatgaCGTTAAATGACtacaaaagaattcagaaagatttcataaatatttcagagaattcatcaggatttcaaaagattttaagaattttaaagatttcaaaaagggtatatGATAACAGATTactaagattttaaacaatttcaaaagctttcaatatATTTGAGATTTCAacacgaatacaaaagatttcacgaatatttcaaatgttacataaagatttaaaaatatttcaaaacatttcacaaagacttcaaaaatttcgaagatttcgaagaatttcgaagaatttcgaagaatttcaatgatttcaaaaccttttaaatattttaaacgattttaaatttgcttagaaaatttcaaaagatttaacaaagacttcaagaatttccaagattttaccaagattttaaaagatttcacaaatatttcacaaagatatcaaagatttcatcaaaatgtcataaagatttcaaattcaaaacggAACAGTAAATCAGATACATCCATTCACCAGACCATCGCTATGGATACCCAGGATTGGTGTGATGAAAATTGCTGTAATAATACAAAATCTGATTTAGGCATTACATGTAGATACAttgtgattcaaaattattttatgaccAATTATCATTGATCgtaatattattataagatatataaaatgtaatgttcatcagaagtgaattttcaaaaattgacatataattgaaatctttttcttcAGTGGATGATGCTTCCCTTGAGAGAAGAAGCTCTGATTCCGAATTCTCGAATCGGATGTCCATCGGCAGCTACCTGGTGGTACCTCAGTGCTGAGTTTATTATTGGGCTTGGAGTGTCTGGACTTTTAGCCATTCTTGGAGCCGTAAAAACACTGCAACCAAAACCACCAAAAGACATAACTGGTGACATAGTTctggtaaatatttatttatgttatgAAATGTTTTAAGTTGTAGTAGTTTTTTAGATTCAATCAATGGGCACGTTATAATTTCTGCAAGAATAcacttttaaatatcaactaaaaatcctaagaattttccaaatttttatttctatttcatcactgattttatttttatctaatgcAATATTCTAAGGGTTTGAAGCAGTTGTGCAGATGTTTGTGTGTGCGGATGTCACAACTTTTTTTGAATACGATAACTTGAAGACGGTTGTcgataaatattgataaaatttatttcgggcttattttcaccactaatatctcaaaactgctaaaaaatgtctaaaatatgtatcatattttttttatcactatagagtattttaaaaatgtttttttttatagaaaatccttTTTCATTCACAcaattcaaatttgttgcaacaatATATAAAAGATTGCCTGACTTGCTTGAGACGAattgattgacctataatattaatatattctaTTGAAGAATAAAGAAGTCacagtaatttataatatttgaaaacgaatttttcgtagaaaaacttttttcattattataattaaaagttgatGTAAGAATAAAATTACTCCTTGGTTCGAGACGAATTGTTCGGcctatttgtatttttatatttttattgtgggTTGGGGACACAATCACACCCCcccttaatattttattttaaaatatttttactattaatttcatattatttgaaaaaatcaataatatattcCCTATAAGGAAGTAAATATATATGTCAAATAATCGGAATGAAGAAGCAAAAAGGTCATGAAATGAGCAGTTGCGCACCATACAAATCATAGATAAAAAAAGTGGATACACCCGAGCAGATTGAATTCGTagctagtttttaattttaaaccatttacatttttaatagtttaatgttGATCATCTCAACGAACTTGTAGCATTGAAAAATTGTGTGGGATAAATGATAATCGTCCAATTTTGGCTAATATGAATTTATAAGTCTTAGAGCattttccagttaaaataattataaacgatATACAACTTTAAGTAAACTGAAAAATAGCATGAACTAAATAAAATATAcggaagaaaccatttttttcatccaaaaaaagttggattaaacaaatattcagaactcttaattttctctaatcctcgtatatatatatatgtgattatatatatatattatatatatatatgattatatatatatatatatatatatgattataACCGCCATGAAACTGTTACGTAacattttcgtaacttgtatATATAACAGTTATAtaatagaatttcttaaaataatttttttcagataacagGTGTAACTTCCCCCTTAGGGAGAAATTTAGCCCAAGAATTTGCAAAAACTGGCTGTCAGGTCGTATGTATTGACCAGGATCTAGAATCCGTCAATGAAATAGTATCTGATCTCAGATTAAAATATCATACAGTGGAAAAAGTAGGTCCAGATCACTGCAAAGAAGAATATGAGGGCGGAAGGCACACAGTTAAGACTTTTGCATATAAATGTGATTTCGAAAACGTAAATGAAATTCGTAATGTGGCTAAAAAGGTCAAGGACGAGGTTGGATGGGTCGATGTCTTAGTCACCTGTAATGGGAATTCCAGTCAGGACATTTTTGATACAGTTAGCAGGACTTTAATGAGTCATTATTGGGTTCGTTATTAATTTCCatgtattattataatatattaacataaattatgtttatacttacaaaattaatttttttgattttagacgGTTATGGCATTTCTACCATGGATGCTAAATAAAGGTAGGGCACATATTATAGGAGTTGTGCCAACTTTGTCCACCGATGACGCCTATATGGGTTCGAAAGCAGCAGTTGCCGGTaatcaaaatgattttgaaattttgttttgaaaattgtttgagatTATTTATCTGAATTTGGCACTCGTCGTCCAAATATTGAAGCTATTCAAtccataataaaattattttataatttacttagcaaattgtttcttttattttacagGCTTGATGGAAAGCTTAGGACAATACTGCAATCAAAATAATCAACTTACTTTTATCACTGTATCACCCAAAAGTCATCCAAGGTATCGATAGTGGTTTCTTTATCGATAGTAGTTTCTTTATtataaagaattcagaataacgatttcaatcaaatttatttcttatgaatTGTTTATATTTACAGGTTTCTTAAACAAAATGATCAGCAGATTGCTGCAGAGGTCGTTCAGGCTGTCAGAAGAGATCAATCTTCTTTGACAGCAAACTGGTTTTATGATTCTTTCTACCAAATTAGGTAGGTACATAATCAAATTCATAAAACTATATGAAAGTTATTTAAGATTAACTTATGTATTCAATGCATATTCTGTGTTCTTTCTTATTAATAACTGTAAcgactttttccaattttttttcagttccaCAATGTACAAAGGGATAACATTTATAACCCAGTGGATGGATAATTaagtctttttcatataaaaatctGTAATCGCCTCTACAAATCTATGATTGTAAATAAAAGTATCTCATCGCCTCACTCCGACATTAAAAAGACatagatttgataatttttcagatTTCCCTGAAATTGTAAAACGTTGAAGTCTACATCTTTTTAATATCAGAACCAAATTTTCCCCCAtcgaaatgttttataataaaaaagacgattagGTTCAGTtattgattttccaaaaaaactaatgaaaaagatAGCTTTAAAATAGAGACTATAGATTTCATTGTTAATAACTCCTCAATACAATAATTTCGTTATGGTTAccatattttctgtaaaaaatattgcaaaatatgttTTGCCTGAATATTTTTCTGCCCAAATAGGCTTTTGTATTCATAAGCGTTCTAGATTCAGTCATTTTCaacagtattattaaaataatgaaatacttcaatattttcaaataatttatgctctgaaaattgtatcattacAGTTAGATATACATATAATTATGGTATTTTTATTCCCGAAATAAGTCAAGACATTTCTTTATTAGATGAACAGTAAAGACTAACtcatctttatttttttcctttgtaCGTTCATATTATTAGACGTAATAAAAATAGTATAAGATTAAAATAATGAGTTcgcagattaaaaataaaaaggattaagcAAAAGCTGGGAGTAAAACATCATAGTGACCAATTTCAGAATGTCCACTGAAAAGAAGTCTAGCGGTTGGGTAGTTGCGACTGATTcgattatgaaaaatttgttttaaaataccttcagaACTAACTTCTCGATAAATTGATAGATTCATGCGATGCAATTTTGCTAATACTGTGCATTCCAATTCGCTTGCAAAAGTTCCATCAGAAATCATGTAGTTGAAATATTCTTGTCGATTTGATATATTCCATTCTGCTATGACGAATGGACCATACTCTCTCCAATTTTCATTTATGTGTTCCACcacctttcaaaaaattgaattcagctATAAATTCagttgatagaaaaattattcaaattataaaccTCTAACcactaaactaaaattaatttttttacaattaatattcttaagttgtttataacaaaatttgttataaaataatcatTGTTTAAAAGCATAAATACAAGAAAAGtgagtaattttaatttattaacatgtGCAGTTTCTAAACTagtcattaaattaattattttacacacaataatatttttaattaataattatccactGTAAAGATGTTTccccaaaatatttaatatatgatATCTGCagctaaatttgaaattaaaaattaattaagaatattaaaaaagaattatattgtCTCCAGAATTTATTTTGCAACGTGCTCTGATGTAAAAATGGTGATAACCTGTAGGGGGCTgagtacaaactaaaaataagttttgaatgtCGATAACAGTTGTTTTCAGTTCTACATATCCTGGAACCGNNNNNNNNNNTTCCCCCAGAACCCTCCATCCCACATGACCTCCTCATTCCTTGAGAGTGTATCTTCTTTTAGAACACCCCATCCCACGGAACTTCTCCTTTCCCTCAGGAGTACATCTATTCAGAAGCCACAGAGCCTTTTTTCTATAGGTGGGGGCAGGagaataaatttataatgttGAATGACACACTTTGTACATATTATAAtgatattatactaaatacaaattacatcaataaaaataaatgcacaataaaaagtaaataataaatacaggtaaaacattcattttgctaaagatttcaataatttcacaaatattaacaaatattcaacaaatatttttaatatttcacaaagagttttaaagaatttagaaagatttgataaagatttcacaaaaatttcaatgatttttcaaagattttacagttTTCAAATACACCCACTCTCCTTTTAGATCCAGTGTCGAGGGTTGCCTCGCACTCACCTTGTACATAAATCGGgagaatcgaaacgtaaacagtcagggccgcctgaaccgtttccaatttgaATAtacaatattgcgcaatatactccaATGAGTACTCGTTCATTGCGGCCCTTCTGGCACGacagtcgcaaccgctctcgcgcTCCCCATGCCCCCTGAGAAACTTCTTGGGACAGCAATACCAGAAATAAATAAACCGCGGATGACAAAAACACGGttctgatttattttaaaaagatttcggataggcttaaaagattttacaaagattcaatGGGTGGTTAATGCGTGGGGGTTGCTTGTCAATGGTATCCCATTTTTTCAGCGAATAGCTAGTGACGAGTTCAGGAAAGAATTTTTCAGACTTATTAGGGTGGGGTATATTTTGTATTGCGTATATGgtcatcaaaatttgtttgctcCCCAATAAGTCTAAAAAATTCATTCGTGAACTCTATACTAGCTATTCGCTGAAAAAAAACGAGATACCATTGACAATTTAGTATTACTACATAAATATCGCTTTGCCGTAATAGCACTATCATTTTTTGCGTCTGAAAGCTTAGCCTTAGCAAGGTGTCAAAATAgctcaaaaaagtaaaattgacgATTTTTGAATGCTGGAAACatcactaaaaaaattcttttctcaaaaaaatgaaataaaagtatgCTTCTTTGattaaagctgaaaaaatgttAGGTTcgatatattcaactttttcaaaaatgtgtgcataggactcaatccaaaaaacatgttttcggaaattttcgaaaaattctaaattaagcaaacaattttttcccatttataatttttttactattattcactagcaaaaactgtacataCAAAAATtcgctattatttttaaagtgatagATAAacttttgggaattttcaaaaatttgaattttgaaatcataaaagggaagagaagatattaaccgattttaaactATTACTTTTGCTTTTTTCGGAGGCCAACCCACAAATATTTATTCGCTCAGCTTAagcgattcgactaatttgatcattttcgcTCTGCCCTAATCTCTATCTCTCGGCAGTTCACCTACAGGTATACCTTGGGTCCTAGCTATCACTCGGGACCCCCCTTTCATTTAGTAACCCCTCTcttctttttcttgataaatttaacatttaaatattctgtaaaagATAATCTGAAAAGCGAATGTCAATAAAACTGATAAGCAGAACGTAAATCTGATTATCTGTATTTGGATCCATATTCAATTCTTTCTTATCAAAGATTCGATAACTAGCCTCTATAATATGAAGTATGGTCATATTTGCTATCAAGAATAAGTATGAAAATGATAAGATTAtacttgagataaaaaaaatgtctaaataatttgtctaaagttaaaatttgattataaaacaagcttttcttatttcaaacatttgtatataaaataaaaattgttcgcTAATTTATTTTACTCTTAAATAAAGAATAGCTAAAAGGTATTCTTACACAAATtgattttagatatttaaaaaattgtttctctagAATCAAGTTATACTTCTCAATTGTATcgttatttaaatagatttaggTATAAATTTTGATTacctgttttgaattttttactacttAAATAATGTTGgggcattttaataaaatataaaaatcaattcaTAAGAGTAAGGGCATATGATTGTCACAAACCATAATTCGAAGAGCTTTGTATTCATTTTCAGTTTCCCATAATATAAAGCTCATAGCTCGAAACATACAGTTGCCATCCCCAAAAACTTTGTGCACGTAAAACGTGCCTTCTGCTGATTTTAACAATGCCGTAcctaagataataaataaatacattgcttttttaaattgatcaataatttaatttaattgaagtaTTATATTATCATTTGCACAACATTAGCCAGGCAACAATAAGCAAGtcctttataaattataatactttaattattttgacaaaaaatggctcacaaaaaagataagtttctatttgaaaatatagcctgcgattttttaattaattattaattaaattatattgaattaatacGTTCCTTATTTGCACAATATTAGCCAGGCAAAAATAAATCAGTATTTTGTAAATTacaatacttaaattattttgattcaaaatgtctcagaagaaaaaaatcttacaacAAACCAATTATATATAATACCTCTTTTAtagtttttacatatttttgattTGTTCTTTTGGGTTTTCTGAATTGGCTTGTATTTTTTTGCGGCGTTCTTGGGCTTTGAGTTGTTAACTCTCTTGGTCGTGAATGACGTTTTCCCCAAGAATTTAGATTTTGCTTTTGATTTCGCAATGTTTTTAATGTCTTCGCTATCACCTCTATCCAAAAGATAAGAGTAATCGCATGGCGAAAGGTTATTCTCGTTTTTTAAGGACAAAGAGCTTTGGTTGTATTCTTCtgtgaattaaaatataattcttcggAAACTAATCacactttaattttgtaaataaattactcagtcaaatattaagttagcatttaaataaataaattcagaagTAGCAATAAATATGGTatacattaagaaatttaataaattaattttcatatttaaaaatataaacataaaatcATGCCTACCGTCCTTCGATAATTTCTTGCATATTTTAAggcaccataaaaaataaaaacaggagATCTTCAACGCATATGgaacattaaaaatatgatttaactTTTCGTATACTTCATGACTTCCATCATTAAGTTTTgaatagaattgttaaaaataacctccttaataaaaatattgtttacaaaaaaagtgtgttcTTAGTTTTATGtagatttgtaaaaatttatattaattaacactgggtatttaatgtttcatttaattattttttcttgaagtacGTAATCtgacattttaattaatatgaaCATAGGCTCAACGAATAGAAAAATGAACACATTTGGCGAAGTTGctaccctttttttaaataggagtttTTCAATTTGAGGGAAAAATCATTATTgatgcaaaagaaaaatttctaataactatttatttgttaaaagatttttaaactcacATTAAAGCTAAAATTAGATTATGAGATCTGGATACGGGGAAATATAAGTATActttaagtttgtttttaaagttttataaatggCTCTGGTCTGAATAGTATCACCGACTTTTCCGTAAAACTAACCGGCCCAATATGTCGCTAGAGCTATAGCGTTACGGATTTTTCCGTAACGTTAGCCCTGAAAAGGCTGAAGAAGAGTTAGTCTTATGAAAAAATCCGTATGGGTAAAGAATTcgtatagaaatataattttcaaggtttttaagaaaacttcaaaatatttctgaagatttcaaacgcataaaaattacaaaaaatgttgacaaatctattaatcttaatcttaaaaagtttacattttttcaaaatcttcaatttttcaaagcttctaaaccctttaaatatctttaaaattaattcgcattttttcctaaaatttttaagaatctttcaagataaattttttgaaacgttttgaaatcttttcaaattttcttaaaaaattaatttagcaaaataattaataatttgaaatttgttcattctcatgaaaccttttgaaattcttaaaaagcttctttttaggAAACTTGAAAcatgtacattttgtttaaactttttcgcaatctttttaaaattttaattattttttattttatttcttaaaatttcgaaatttcatttaaaatgattcaaatttttcatacatatttttaaatatcctgcaaaattaaaaaagatattttgaaatccttcagATTCTTTatcgataattttgaaaatctcttgaaatatttagcagtgttttttaattatttttgaatcttttaagaaCTTTACGTTCTTTTtcgagattttataaaatttgttttaattttctcaggaatctttacaaatatttttttattgtcttgaaacctttaaaaattcttaaaaagctgcatacatttcataaactaatatatttaaacaaaatttgtagtttcatttttatcaataatgtttagaatcattaacaaagaaattttatcatgaaataaaactattttttcatgatttttatttcaaaatttatggtGTAGAAAATGCGTAATTTTtatcaatagattttaataaactGAAAACAGCCACTTAAAGACATATTTCATGCAATATCGCAACTGGTCGCACTTAATCATGTTTTCGATGACAATGCATGCGAGAGCTCGTGactataatttttgagaaaatgataaattattgtcTTATTTTCTATGTTGTAATTTCAtcgtaacatttaaattaattccgaataaattaatttgaattataatattataatagaaaaCCTTCCTCAATAAGTAAATATTATgcataatttagttttaaatcgtaaaattgttcattttatcgaaatttgattaaaaacagttgtcttttaattttttatttttgaacatcttCAAGAGAACGGGggatttttcacagaatttttaaattttgaggtcAGGTGTTTCAGAATTTTCCACCATTTATCTCAAGCTTgctacaaaaatttggaaaagactTTTCCAGATCGCAAAAGTTTCTTCTGAATTCAAATTGTTCGCGCCAACCACGTTACCGTACCCCAGTGCAGCCACAACACCCgaatgtttgttttcttttaattaggtCCCTTACGCTGTATCTACAAAATATCTCTGCCACTAAAGGGcactaattaaattctgaaatatttttcaatcatttaaaaatgtttgtatgcccttttatattgaaataatgcAAACATCTTGAATTTaagatttgcatttgaaatgGCAGCAGTGCGACGTCTACAGGCAGCAGCAGGTAGTTTTGTGGTTTGTAAAGTGCACTCTCGTGGAACAACGGGTGGTAGTGGCTGCTTGGAAGAG carries:
- the LOC117182592 gene encoding uncharacterized protein LOC117182592, encoding MFRAMSFILWETENEYKALRIMVVEHINENWREYGPFVIAEWNISNRQEYFNYMISDGTFASELECTVLAKLHRMNLSIYREVSSEGILKQIFHNRISRNYPTARLLFSGHSEIGHYDVLLPAFA
- the LOC117182589 gene encoding estradiol 17-beta-dehydrogenase 11-like; the protein is MIFKKNYSSTRYYFFCYKTAFFETVNFPFVAPEELCRKFRIKDTKRQWMMLPLREEALIPNSRIGCPSAATWWYLSAEFIIGLGVSGLLAILGAVKTLQPKPPKDITGDIVLITGVTSPLGRNLAQEFAKTGCQVVCIDQDLESVNEIVSDLRLKYHTVEKVGPDHCKEEYEGGRHTVKTFAYKCDFENVNEIRNVAKKVKDEVGWVDVLVTCNGNSSQDIFDTVSRTLMSHYWTVMAFLPWMLNKGRAHIIGVVPTLSTDDAYMGSKAAVAGLMESLGQYCNQNNQLTFITVSPKSHPRFLKQNDQQIAAEVVQAVRRDQSSLTANWFYDSFYQISSTMYKGITFITQWMDN